A genomic region of Manihot esculenta cultivar AM560-2 chromosome 15, M.esculenta_v8, whole genome shotgun sequence contains the following coding sequences:
- the LOC110601068 gene encoding B-box zinc finger protein 22, with amino-acid sequence MKIQCSVCEAAEANVLCCADEAALCWACDEKVHEANKLASKHQRVPLSGSSPQIPKCDICQETAGFFFCLEDRALLCRKCDVAVHTANAYVAAHQRFLLTGVKVGLEPTDQNHGASSSSGKSPSGEKTSETKSHSVSRRGTPMPSASPCNEVLPAQAGGQEFEPAKVSFSGGSAAGGLPQWQIDEFLGLTDFSQNYSYMDNGSSKADSGKRGDSDSSAILRTAEEEVDDDECLGQVPDSSWAVPQIPSPPTASGLYWPRRVQNLSDNGDFVPDIGCSTDCERHGSVMKRQRL; translated from the exons ATGAAGATTCAATGCAGCGTGTGTGAGGCGGCTGAGGCGAATGTGCTATGCTGCGCTGATGAGGCTGCGTTGTGCTGGGCGTGCGATGAGAAGGTTCATGAGGCCAACAAGCTAGCAAGCAAGCACCAGAGAGTTCCTCTCTCTGGCTCTTCCCCTCAAATCCCTAAATGCGACATTTGCCAG GAGACAGCTGGCTTTTTCTTTTGTCTAGAAGATAGAGCATTACTCTGCAGAAAATGTGATGTTGCTGTTCACACAGCAAATGCCTATGTGGCTGCTCATCAGAGATTTCTCTTAACTGGCGTAAAAGTTGGTCTAGAACCTACCGACCAAAACCATGGTGCATCCTCTTCTTCGGGGAAGTCACCTTCGGGTGAAAAAACCTCTGAAACAAAATCCCATTCTGTTTCTAGGAGAGGAACTCCAATGCCATCAGCTAGTCCATGCAATGAAGTTTTGCCTGCACAGGCTGGTGGACAAGAGTTTGAACCTGCTAAAGTATCATTTTCTGGGGGTTCTGCAGCTGGAGGCCTCCCACAGTGGCAGATAGATGAATTTCTTGGATTAACCGACTTTAGTCAGAACTATAGCTACATGGATAATGGATCATCTAAG GCTGATAGCGGCAAGCGGGGTGACTCTGACAGCTCTGCAATCTTAAGGACAGCTGAGGAAGAAGTAGATGATGATGAGTGCCTGGGTCAGGTGCCAGACAGCTCTTGGGCAGTGCCACAAATTCCTTCCCCGCCTACAGCCTCGGGGCTATATTGGCCAAGACGTGTTCAGAATCTATCCGATAATGGAGATTTTGTGCCTGATATAGGTTGCTCGACTGACTGTGAGCGGCATGGTAGTGTCATGAAACGGCAGCGGCTCTGA